A genomic stretch from Caldalkalibacillus salinus includes:
- a CDS encoding MogA/MoaB family molybdenum cofactor biosynthesis protein: MSTDQHKAEAPQRVGCMVITVSDTRTEETDKSGKIMMDLLNQQGHEPVLYHIVQDEPSLIQQHIQQGLADSSVDVILLNGGTGIAERDTTVETVKSMIVKEIPGFGEIFRYLSYIEDIGSAAILSRAVAGTVKGKAIFCTPGSSGAVKLAMEKIILPELGHVVRELRKDVK, translated from the coding sequence ATGAGTACAGACCAACACAAAGCGGAAGCGCCGCAGCGGGTCGGTTGTATGGTAATCACCGTGTCCGACACGAGGACTGAGGAAACGGATAAAAGTGGCAAGATAATGATGGATCTGCTCAACCAACAAGGTCATGAACCTGTTCTATATCATATTGTGCAGGATGAGCCATCGCTTATTCAGCAACATATTCAACAGGGTTTGGCTGATTCATCTGTGGATGTGATTTTATTGAATGGCGGGACAGGGATTGCAGAGCGTGATACGACTGTTGAGACCGTAAAGTCAATGATAGTAAAAGAGATCCCCGGCTTCGGTGAGATTTTTCGTTACCTTAGTTATATAGAGGACATTGGATCAGCTGCTATTCTGAGTCGGGCTGTTGCTGGCACAGTTAAGGGCAAAGCGATTTTCTGTACGCCTGGATCATCGGGAGCGGTGAAGCTCGCCATGGAAAAAATTATCCTGCCAGAACTTGGACACGTGGTCAGAGAATTGAGAAAGGATGTAAAGTAA
- a CDS encoding putative glycoside hydrolase produces MKKSLWWIVLCLLLGMTLALSGCVSGATEVDQEASDEKEEHEDNLEGENADENDGLGGEGVEETEEEEPDTQEDIGEDNELGFEPPYEFSYPDAVRGVYVTGHSAGGQRFEDLLALMDQTTLNAMVIDIKDDWGHLTFRPEDEEEPLYPYSKRYIKDIHDVMQTLEEHEVYPIARIVVFKDSVIAKEKPEWSYTDGSGNVWRNSRDESFINPFLQEVWDYNLQYAKLAAEAGFKEIQFDYVRFPEGFEKRDRSLNYSMGDYHPGEITDENGEVTEDMVQARVQAVTDFVAYAKQELEPYGVDVSVDIFGYSATLSEAPGIGQNFSKISEHVDVISSMIYPSHWTPYFGIAKPDLEPYRLVQEYAKMENRKLYELEEPPTSRPWLQDFTASWLGRGNYLQYGVPEVEAQIKALNEAGIWEFLLWNANNRYTEGVNYLPLGPVPELEERESKRFEEAEQKALEEEEQRKAEEEKRKAEEEKRKAEEEQKQQLEEEKNQQDDQEKQETNTE; encoded by the coding sequence ATGAAAAAATCGCTATGGTGGATCGTATTATGTTTACTCTTAGGTATGACATTGGCTTTATCGGGGTGTGTAAGCGGTGCCACAGAGGTGGACCAGGAGGCCTCAGATGAAAAGGAGGAACATGAAGATAACTTAGAGGGTGAGAACGCAGACGAGAATGATGGGCTCGGTGGTGAAGGTGTTGAAGAAACAGAGGAAGAAGAACCAGACACACAGGAAGACATTGGTGAAGACAACGAGTTAGGATTTGAACCCCCATATGAATTTTCATACCCTGATGCTGTACGAGGGGTATATGTCACGGGACATTCTGCAGGTGGACAAAGATTTGAAGACCTGCTAGCTTTAATGGATCAAACAACATTAAACGCCATGGTCATTGATATCAAGGATGACTGGGGTCACTTGACCTTTCGCCCGGAAGACGAAGAGGAGCCTTTATATCCTTATAGTAAACGGTACATAAAAGATATTCACGACGTGATGCAAACTTTAGAAGAACACGAAGTTTACCCTATTGCACGGATTGTGGTTTTCAAAGATAGTGTCATTGCAAAAGAAAAACCGGAATGGTCCTACACTGATGGAAGTGGCAACGTTTGGAGGAATAGCAGGGATGAATCCTTCATTAACCCTTTTCTCCAAGAAGTTTGGGATTACAATTTACAGTACGCTAAACTAGCAGCTGAAGCTGGCTTTAAAGAAATACAATTTGATTACGTACGCTTTCCTGAAGGATTTGAAAAACGTGACCGGAGTTTAAATTATAGCATGGGTGATTATCATCCTGGTGAGATTACAGATGAGAACGGTGAAGTGACTGAAGATATGGTGCAGGCGAGAGTTCAAGCTGTAACAGATTTTGTTGCTTATGCTAAGCAAGAACTAGAACCCTATGGGGTCGATGTCTCTGTTGATATCTTCGGCTATTCCGCGACGCTATCTGAAGCGCCTGGCATTGGTCAGAACTTTTCTAAAATTAGCGAACATGTCGATGTCATCTCCTCTATGATATACCCAAGTCACTGGACACCTTACTTTGGTATAGCCAAACCAGACCTTGAGCCTTATCGATTAGTCCAAGAGTACGCCAAGATGGAAAATCGAAAATTGTATGAACTTGAAGAACCGCCTACCTCTAGACCTTGGTTGCAGGATTTTACAGCTTCATGGTTAGGAAGAGGAAATTACCTTCAATACGGAGTGCCAGAAGTTGAAGCGCAAATCAAGGCTCTTAACGAAGCTGGCATCTGGGAGTTTCTTCTGTGGAATGCGAATAATCGATACACGGAAGGGGTCAATTACTTACCACTCGGTCCAGTGCCTGAGCTTGAAGAGAGAGAAAGCAAACGGTTTGAAGAGGCTGAGCAAAAAGCTTTAGAAGAGGAAGAACAGAGAAAAGCTGAAGAGGAAAAAAGAAAGGCTGAAGAGGAAAAAAGAAAAGCTGAGGAAGAACAGAAACAGCAACTAGAGGAAGAAAAAAATCAACAAGATGATCAAGAAAAGCAAGAAACAAACACAGAGTGA
- a CDS encoding adaptor protein MecA: protein MMNHDMYSSQIENRSYVTEQQTGQKSPTLHSSVYKFRDIENVIQLAHRLPQPFFNSKLFQYHSYYYLVVYFPESRLVRGKDWVESLILEYGERCHVTTHRLEEYGRELITENALATIKAYFKALV, encoded by the coding sequence ATGATGAACCACGATATGTATTCGTCCCAAATTGAAAATCGTTCGTATGTAACGGAACAACAAACGGGCCAGAAAAGTCCAACCCTTCACTCTTCAGTCTACAAATTTAGAGATATTGAAAATGTCATTCAACTGGCGCATCGGTTACCGCAGCCGTTTTTCAATAGTAAACTTTTTCAGTATCACAGCTATTATTACTTAGTGGTGTACTTTCCGGAAAGCCGTTTAGTAAGAGGTAAGGACTGGGTGGAGAGTTTAATACTTGAATACGGAGAGCGTTGTCACGTCACGACACATCGGTTAGAAGAGTACGGCAGAGAACTCATTACAGAGAACGCGTTAGCAACGATTAAAGCTTACTTTAAAGCACTCGTGTAA
- a CDS encoding RDD family protein, with protein sequence MDDQKWIDKMLAPQLRAGWQSRAVCFFYDGVYLLLLMLGMTFLTTIWMLIIVEPPYTMDPLEIRRYLVDHHPHLLMVDHALKVSAFVLYFFMFPLIGHDYRTLGMVTFGLSFMNEKGQRITRRQYLVRETCKWLMFPGCYQVLKKDKRALHDKWAGTYMVLN encoded by the coding sequence ATGGACGATCAAAAGTGGATTGATAAGATGCTAGCCCCTCAACTTAGAGCAGGTTGGCAGTCAAGGGCTGTTTGCTTTTTCTATGATGGTGTGTATTTGCTCCTGCTCATGTTAGGGATGACGTTTTTGACCACAATTTGGATGCTTATCATTGTTGAACCTCCTTATACGATGGATCCACTGGAGATTCGTCGGTATCTTGTCGACCATCATCCACACTTACTCATGGTTGATCATGCTCTGAAGGTTAGCGCCTTTGTACTATATTTTTTTATGTTTCCACTAATAGGACATGATTACCGTACCCTAGGCATGGTGACATTCGGTTTATCCTTTATGAACGAAAAAGGGCAACGTATTACGCGCAGACAATATCTTGTACGTGAGACGTGCAAATGGCTCATGTTTCCGGGATGCTACCAGGTGCTTAAAAAAGATAAGCGCGCGTTACATGACAAATGGGCCGGTACATACATGGTCCTAAATTAG
- a CDS encoding glutaredoxin family protein, with product MKVTVYTSRGCSYCERIKNDLREWGIEDFEEKNVSENPDYFDELHDEGIFTTPVTKVDDNAIVGYRPNKMKDLLGVEA from the coding sequence ATGAAAGTAACTGTTTATACAAGCCGTGGATGTTCTTACTGTGAAAGGATTAAAAATGATTTGAGAGAATGGGGCATTGAAGATTTTGAAGAGAAAAATGTGAGTGAAAATCCGGACTACTTCGATGAACTACATGATGAAGGGATTTTCACAACACCGGTAACTAAAGTCGACGACAATGCTATTGTAGGATACCGTCCGAACAAAATGAAAGACTTACTAGGTGTTGAAGCCTAG
- a CDS encoding GNAT family N-acetyltransferase — protein sequence MGWYNKLNDYFPKEEMKKKAQLEDLIHQNPHYKKAEEDDYIVLYAEFNSFVFVDYVLVDQKARGKGVGGHILEQLKAKQKVIVLEVEPVDEDDPDTIKRERFYLSNGFTRAKNIRYYRDIGETAPELNLMEVYYWSPRDQVSEDTIREYLIEVYEDIHHFQYSEYFDRQKPSAKELVQYEDQDHER from the coding sequence ATGGGTTGGTATAACAAGCTAAACGACTATTTTCCAAAAGAAGAAATGAAGAAAAAAGCGCAATTAGAAGATCTCATCCATCAAAATCCGCATTATAAAAAAGCAGAAGAAGACGATTATATCGTTTTATACGCTGAATTTAATTCTTTTGTATTCGTCGATTACGTTCTAGTGGATCAAAAAGCGAGAGGGAAAGGCGTTGGAGGACATATACTAGAACAATTAAAAGCCAAACAAAAGGTCATTGTTTTAGAGGTTGAGCCCGTAGACGAAGACGACCCCGATACAATCAAACGTGAACGCTTTTACTTATCTAACGGTTTCACACGAGCAAAAAATATTCGTTATTACAGAGATATAGGAGAAACAGCGCCAGAGCTTAATCTTATGGAAGTGTATTACTGGAGCCCCCGGGATCAAGTCAGTGAGGACACCATACGCGAGTATCTCATCGAGGTATATGAAGATATTCATCACTTTCAGTATAGCGAATACTTCGATAGACAGAAACCTTCTGCTAAGGAGCTCGTCCAATATGAAGATCAAGACCACGAGCGTTAG
- a CDS encoding ABC transporter substrate-binding protein, whose product MKKLLFLLVIVSFVLTACGGGTETGGGDADEQLVVGGDIEGATELTFWNFQELHSEFFEDAVIRWNEEFPERPIKLVAETYPFDQMHNNLLLSLQSGSGAPDLADIEISQFANYLQGEVQLEPLNDVIEPELDQMVTSRFEIYAKDGQYYGMDYHVGATVMFYNEEIMNEAGVDIDAIKTWDDYIEAGKQVVENTDAVMTTVESDEHFSFWPLISQRGSDYFDENGDVILDNDVNVDTLQFIHDLVHEHEIAVIAPGGFHHAEEYYGFMNDGGAASLMMPMWYMGRFLDYMEDLEGKMQIRPLPMWEDGGNRSAGMGGTGTVVTNQSEDPELAKDFLAYAKLTEEGNIKLWEILGFDPPRHDVWDSEAMGEDNRFYRYFHDDIFDILLEVRDEINDINITEQTPDAQQEIHSTVMHSVLREQSKTPEEALTDAAEAVRSRIID is encoded by the coding sequence ATGAAAAAGCTATTATTTTTACTTGTTATTGTATCATTCGTCCTTACTGCTTGTGGTGGTGGCACTGAAACGGGTGGTGGAGATGCAGATGAACAACTTGTGGTCGGTGGTGATATCGAAGGAGCGACGGAGCTTACTTTTTGGAACTTCCAAGAACTCCATTCAGAGTTTTTTGAAGACGCTGTCATACGATGGAATGAAGAATTTCCTGAGCGTCCCATCAAGCTCGTAGCAGAAACCTACCCATTTGACCAAATGCACAATAACTTGTTACTATCCTTGCAATCAGGGAGTGGTGCTCCAGATTTAGCTGACATTGAAATTTCCCAGTTTGCTAATTATCTCCAGGGTGAGGTTCAACTAGAGCCTCTAAATGATGTGATAGAGCCTGAATTGGATCAAATGGTCACATCAAGGTTCGAGATTTATGCCAAAGACGGCCAGTATTACGGAATGGATTACCACGTTGGTGCCACGGTCATGTTCTATAATGAAGAAATCATGAATGAAGCCGGTGTTGACATTGATGCCATTAAAACATGGGATGATTATATAGAAGCAGGCAAACAGGTAGTCGAGAATACAGACGCGGTTATGACGACAGTCGAGTCGGACGAGCACTTCTCTTTCTGGCCGCTCATCAGTCAGCGCGGTTCAGATTATTTTGATGAAAATGGCGATGTGATCCTCGATAATGATGTCAATGTAGACACGCTTCAGTTCATCCATGATCTTGTACACGAACATGAAATCGCTGTCATCGCGCCAGGAGGATTTCACCACGCTGAAGAATATTATGGATTCATGAATGATGGTGGCGCTGCTTCCCTCATGATGCCTATGTGGTATATGGGACGTTTCCTCGATTACATGGAAGACTTGGAAGGGAAAATGCAAATTCGTCCGTTACCGATGTGGGAGGACGGCGGAAACCGCTCAGCAGGAATGGGGGGGACTGGCACAGTCGTAACGAACCAGTCTGAGGACCCTGAACTGGCTAAAGACTTCCTCGCTTATGCCAAATTAACGGAGGAAGGCAATATTAAACTGTGGGAAATCCTTGGGTTCGATCCTCCTCGTCACGACGTTTGGGATTCTGAGGCCATGGGAGAGGACAATCGTTTTTACCGCTACTTCCATGATGATATTTTTGATATCCTCCTAGAGGTTCGTGATGAAATCAATGATATTAACATTACGGAACAGACGCCAGACGCTCAGCAGGAGATTCACTCAACCGTCATGCACTCTGTGTTGCGTGAACAAAGTAAAACACCGGAAGAAGCTTTAACTGATGCGGCAGAAGCAGTGAGAAGCCGAATCATTGATTAA